The nucleotide sequence CAGTTCCGGCAAGAGCGGCAGCGGCCGCGTGGTGCTCTACACCGTGCTGCTGGATGTGGACAACGCCGACAATGCGTTGATGGCAGAAATGACCACCCAGGTATTTTTCGTCGCCAACCGCGTCACCAATGCACTGACCGCACCGGTAGCGGCTCTGCAAGGCAGCACTCGCGCCGACACACAGCTCGCACGGGTGGTCACCCAGGACGGCGCTATCGAAGAGCGCCAAGTGCGAGTCGGCATCAGTGATCGCCTGCGTGTCCAGGTCCTCGACGGCCTCGTCGAAGGCGACCATCTGCTGATCGGTCCGGTCGACAGCAGTGGAGATTGAATCTTGACGCCGCTGATCGAACTCAAGGGCATCGGTAAATCCTACGGCGGCGGCGACTCGCCGCAAGTCGATGTACTGCACGGGATCGACCTGTCGATCCACGCCGGGGAATTCGTGGCGATTGTCGGAGCCTCAGGCTCCGGCAAATCGACCTTGATGAACATTCTCGGCTGCCTCGACCGCCCCAGCACGGGTGAGTACCGGTTCGCCGGGGAGAACGTCGCGCACCTGGGCAGCGATGAACTGGCCTGGCTGCGTCGCCAAGCCTTTGGCTTCGTGTTCCAGGGCTATCACCTGATCGCGTCTGGTTCGACCCAGGAAAACGTCGAGATGCCCGCCATCTACGCAGGGCTTGCGGCCGCCGAACGCCATACCCGCGCCGCCGCCCTGCTGAATCGCCTGGGGCTCGCCGGACGCACCGGCAATCGCCCGCATCAACTCTCCGGCGGCCAACAACAACGGGTATCGATTGCCCGCGCCTTGATGAACGGCGGCCATATCATCCTGGCTGACGAACCGACCGGCGCCCTCGACAGCCACAGCGGCGCCGAAGTCATGCTGCTGCTGGACGAACTGGCCGCACAGGGCCACGTCGTGATCCTGATTACCCACGACCGGAATGTCGCGGCGCGGGCCAATCGCATCATCGAAATCCATGACGGCCTGATCATCAGCGATACGCCAAACGGCACCGGGCAAGCACCTGTCGAAGCCGACCCAGGCGCGTTGCAAGCCGTCGACTTGCGCCAGCGCCTGGTCGACGGCGCGGAACACAACGGCGCCTGGAAAGCCGAACTGTTGGACGCCGTGCAGGCAGCCTGGCGCGTGATGTGGGTCAACCGCTTCCGCACCGCCCTGACCTTGCTCGGAATCATTATTGGCGTCGCCTCGGTAGTGGTCATGCTCGCAGTGGGCGAAGGCAGCAAACGCCAGGTCATGGCACAAATGGGCGCGTTCGGCTCCAACATCCTTTACCTGGGTGGCTCGGCGCCCAATCCGCGCACGCCGCCGGGCATTATTACGATGAGCGACGTCGCGGCCATCGCCAGCCTGCCCCAGGTCCAGCGCATCATGCCGGTCAACGGCGCGGAGGCCGGGGTGCGCTTTGGCAACGTCGATCACATGGCCTATGTCGGAGGCAACGACACCCACTTCCCGGCGATTTTCAATTGGCCGGTGGCCGAGGGCAGTTATTTCACCGAAGCCGACGAGCGCGCCGCCGCCACCGTCGCGGTGATTGGCAAACGGGTGCGTGACAAGCTGTTCAAGGACCTGCCCAGTCCCATCGGTCAATACATCCTGATCGAAAACGTGCCGTTCCAGGTAGTCGGCGTGCTGGCGGAAAAAGGCTCCAGCTCCGGCGACAAGGACAGCGACGACCGTATCGCCATCCCCTACTCCGCCGCGAGCATTCGCCTGTTCGGCAGCTACAACCCCGAATACGTAGTGATCGCCGCCGCCGATGCGCGCAAAGTGCATGAAGCTGAAAAGGCCATCGACCAGTTGCTGCTGCGCCTGCACAACGGCAAGCGTGATTATGAACTGACCAACAACGCCGCGATGATCCAGGCCGAAGCGCGCACCCAGAACACCCTGTCGCTGATGCTCGGCTCGATTGCCGCCATCTCGCTGCTGGTGGGCGGCATCGGCGTGATGAACATCATGCTGATGACCGTGCGCGAACGGACCCGGGAAATCGGTATCCGCATGGCCACCGGTGCCCGGCAGCGGGACATTCTGCGCCAGTTCCTGACTGAAGCGGTGATGCTGACGATGGTCGGCGGTCTCGCCGGGATCGGCCTGTCCCTGCTGGTGGGCGGCGCACTGACCCTCAGCAGCGTGGCCGTCGCCTTCTCGTTGCCCGCCGTGCTTGGCGCGTTCGCCTGCGCCCTGGTCACAGGCGTGATCTTCGGCTTTATGCCGGCCCGCAAAGCCGCCCGGCTCGACCCAGTCACGGCCCTTACCAGTGAATGATCGCCCTATGAAAGCGCACTTGACCCTCGTCGCCGCCAGCCTGCTGCTGGTGGCGTGCAGCAGCCCGGCGCAGCGCCCGGACAGCGGCCTGGAAGCCCCGGCCACCTGGGACACGGCGAACACGGCCGGTGCCCGGCAAGTCAACCAGCAATGGTGGACGGCCTTCGGCAGCCCACAACTCAACCAACTGATCGAGCAGGCCCGCCGCGGTAGCTACGACCTCGCCAGTGCGCTGGCGAGGGTGCGCCAGGCCCGGGCAGGCGTGGTGGTCGCTGGCGGGCCGCTGTTGCCTGAACTCGCGGGCGGGCTCAACGCCAATCGCAAAAAACTGCTACGCGGCAGCGGCTACAGCGAGCTGGATGCCGACAGCAACAACGACGCGGTGGACTACTTCAATGCCAGCCTGACGGCTACCTACGAAGTCGACTTCTGGGGAGGCAAGCGTGCCGCCCGCGACAGTGCTGAACTGGCGGCACGCGCCAGTGAATTCGAGCGTGCCACCGTCGAACTGAGCCTGCTCAGCAGCGTGGCCACGGCCTACACCCAGTTATTGGCACTGCACGAGCAACAGCGCATCGCCGAACTGAACCTGGCCAATGCGCAGAACGTCCTCAAGCTGGTGCAAACCCGTCATGACTCCGGCTCCGCGACCCAGCTGGAACTGGCGCAGCAAAAGAGTTCGGTGGCCGCGCAACAACGACAATTACCGCAAGTACGCCAGCACGCCGAAGAGACCCGGATCACCCTCGCCGCCTTGCTCGGCCAGCCGGTACAGGCACTGCAACTCAATACTCAAGCGTTTGACACCCTGCGCTGGCCGTCCATCGCCAGCGGCGTACCCAGCGACCTGCTGAACCGCCGCCCGGACATCGCCCGCGCCGAAGCGCAGCTGGCCGCTGCCCAGGCCGACGTCATCGTCGCCCGCGCCGCGATGCTGCCCAACGTAATCCTGACCGCCAACCTTGGCTCCGGCGCCAACCGGGTCGCCGATATGCTGCGTAACCCCCTCTACAACCTGACGGGCGGATTGGTCGCACCCATCTTCAACAACGGCCGCCTCAGCGCCGAACGCGACCGGGCCACGGCCCGCCAGGAGGAGTTGTTGCAAACCTATCGCGAGGCGATCATCAATGGTTTTGCCGATGTGGAAAAAGCCTTGAACGCTGTCCGCCGCCTGGACGAACAGCGCCGGTGGCAGCATGAGGAATTGAGCCAGGCCCAGAGCGCATTCCGCATCGCCCAGAGCCGTTATGAGGCAGGCGCGGAAGACTTGCTGAGCGTCCTGGAAACCCAGCGCACGCTGTATGCCGCCCAGGACCTGAACGTGCAACTGCGCCAGGCGCGACTGGGGGCGAGCATTGCGCTGTACAAGGCCCTGGGCGGTGGCTGGCAGGTACAGTAGGCGTCGGCTTGCCGGCACCTACTGGCCTTGGGATCGACACCTCTTTGCTGGTTGGCATGCATATCCGTTGCTGCGGTAGCCACCAGGGAGTTGCGCTCTTAGCGCACTGAATCAGTGCCGTGCAAACACCACTCGCAACGATTCGGCGATCCATTCCAGAGCCTCTTCAGCCTCGTCGATAATCGCCCCCATGCGCATAAAGTCATGGGTCATACCCGCATAAACCTTCATATCGACCTCCGCACCTGCCTGTTTCAAGTGAGCGCCATACGCCACCCCTTCGTCATGCAGCGGATCGCACTCAGCCACCGCCAGCAGCACCGGCGCCACGTTAGATGGAATCTGCGCCAACAGCGGTGAAAAGCGCGGATCCAGCCGATTACCGTGCTCGCCGGCATAATGCTGATAGAACCAGTTCAACGTATCCTTTTCCAACAGATAGCCCGAGCCATAACGTTCCAACGACGCTGTCGGGCGGCTCGCATCAGTCACCGGGTAGATCAACACCTGCAAACACGGCTGGACCTGGCGCGGATCGGCCGCCAGCTCGTTGCAAAGAACCGTGGCCAAGCTCGCGCCGACACTGTCGCCGGCTACCGCCAGACGCGTCGGATCGATCCCCAGCACTTCAGCCTCCTGTATCAACCAGTGCCAGGCATCCTGCGCATCATGCACCGCCGTGGGAAACCTCCACTCCGGAGCCAGTCGATACGCCACGGAAATCACCCTGCAACCGGCCCGGGCCGCCAGTGAACGGCACAGCGCATCGTGCGAGTCGAGACTGCCGACCACGTAGCCGCCACCATGGAAATACAACAAGGCGCCACAGGTAGATCCCGGCAGCGTAGCGCTGTACAAGCGAGCTTCCAGGTGGCTGCCATCCCGCACCTTGATCGACAGGGTTTCAACCCATGGCAGCGCCTCGCAGTCAGCCATCATCAACTGGGAGGATTGATCAAACTGTTCACGAGCAGCTTGTGGGGTCAACTGATGCATGGCCGTGCGCTTGCCGCTGTCACGACCGGCGCCGACCAGTTCAAGGAATGCGGCGATATCAGGGTTTAACGACATGAAACAACTCCATACTGACCGGGCGACTCGCCCGGCCAGATTCAGGTTCAAGCGCTGATCGAGGTCAGCAAACGGGTAAGTGCCTGGTCCAGGCTTTCAAGGAAACGCGGGTTGTGGGGCACCTCAAAGTGCCCGCAAGGCAAGCTCGGCCCTGCGGTGTCCTGGCCTATTTGCACATGAAGCGCCTGGGCCGCCGCTGCATGACCTGCGGCCCACCAACAATGCGGCGCCGTGTGGATCTGTGGGCAACGGGCCAGCGCCAGGGACAAACGCTTGAGACGCCGAGCCACGCTGAAAATATGCCCCAGCTCATCCGCCCCCAACGCCTGGGACAGTGAGCCCGCGGCTACCGTCTGCTGTGCCAGCAAGCCGGCGAACAGTTGATGCAAGCCCGCCGGGCTCTCATCCAGCGTGACCGGCAGTGGCGCGTGCGCCCCCGGCATCATCACCTGGATAAACGATTGCAGATCTTCCAGACCGTCATCCATCTCTGCACCCGGCTCGGTGCCCGGAACGAAACTGTCCATCAGGCCGAGGAATTCGACCTGCTGGCCCTGGCGCTCGAGTTCCGCCGTCATCAAGATCGCCAGCGTCCCACCCAGCGACCAGCCCAGTAAATGGTAGGGCCCCTGAGGTTGCCGGGCGCGCAGGTCATCGACGTAATCCACGGCCATGCGCTCCAGCGACTGATCCTGCCAGTTGGCGTCAAGCAGCATCCGGCACTGAATCGCCTGGACCGCACGGCGCCCGGCCAGCAGCCGTGCGACGGGCTCGTAATCGAATACCGTGCCAAACCCGGCATGTACACAGAACAAGGGGGCCAATTCGGTCCCTGCCTGATTCATCGTCAGTATCGAGGTGGGCTTCGCCGCCAGCGCCGGCCCCTCACGGCTGCCGGTCAGTTCGCCAATCGTCGGTTTCTGCATCAAGTCACGCAGTTTCAGACTGAAACCATGCACCTTCAGCGCTCGCGCCTTGGCCACGACTTGCAGGCTGAGGATCGAGTCGCCACCCAGCTCGAAGAAGTTGTCGTCCAGCCCGACCTGCGCGACGTTGAGCACGCTCTGCCAGATCTGCGCCAGGGCTTTGTCCAGTTCAGTGCGCGGTGCTACGTGAGCGCGTTGCTGCTGATTGACATCAGGCTCTGGCAAGCCTTTGCGGTCGAGCTTGCCATTCGGGGTCAGCGGCATACGCTCCAGCGCCATCAAATGCGCCGGAACCATGTAGTCCGGCAACTCGCCCCTCAGTTGTTCGCGCAGGCGATCACACCAGCCGCTGTCAACGCCACCGTCTTGGGCCACCACATAACCGACCAGTTGCTTGCCGCTGCCACCGTCACGGGCGACCACCACGGCGTCGCGCACCCCGGCACAGCCCTTGAGGCGTGATTCGATCTCACCCAGCTCGATACGGAATCCGCGGATCTTCACCTGATTGTCGATACGCCCCAGATAATCGAAGACGCCATCCTGACGTTCGCGCACCAGGTCACCGGTACGGTACAAACGTCCACCATCAAGGCTGAACGGATCGAGGACAAAACGTTCGGCGGTCAGTCCGGCACGGTCCAGGTAACCCCGGGCCATGCCATGGCCGCCCAGGTACAGCTCACCCGCAACGCCTTTGGGCAAAGGGTTCAGGTCGCTGTCCAGGACATAGGTGCTGCGCGCGCCGACCTTGCTGCCAATCGGCGCGTAGGCGGCGCCACATGTGTCGTCGGGCCCGGCCTTCCAGATCAGCGGCGTGACCACGGTTTCGGTCGGGCCATAGCCGTTGATGATGTACTGGGGTTGCAAGGCGCGTTGCGCCAGAGCCAGGCTGGCCTGCGGTACCGCATCGCCGCCGAAGCAGTAGATTCGCACCGGCGGCGGGTTGCCTTCACGCTCGGCGTGCTCGGCCAACTGTTGCAGGTAGACCGGTGGAAACGCCGCGACTGTCACACCGTGCTGGTGCAAGGCCTCAAAGGTCTGTTCCGGCGTCCACAGGGTGTCATCGCGAATCAGCAGGCGCCCGCCATGGGTCAGCGTGGTCAGCCAACGTTCATGGGCGCCGTCGAAGGCAAAGGACATAAACAGCAACTCGCAATCCTCAGAGCTCATGCTGTAGCGCTCGCCGATCGCCCGGCAATGCATGGCCAGCGGACCATGCGCCACCGCCACGCCCTTGGGCAGACCGGTGGACCCCGAGGTGTAGATCACGTACGCCAGGTTTTCCGCGTGCAACCGCACCTGCGGGTCTGTCACAGGCTGCTCGGCGAGGTCCAGTTGATCGAGTTCCAGCACCCGCAAGTGCGCCAGCGTCGGCAGTGTCTCGCGCAACGAGGTGGCAGTCAGCAGCAAGGCAATGCCCGAGTCTTCCATCAGGTAGCTCAGGCGGTCCTTCGGATAGCCGGTGTCCAGCGGCACATAAGCACCACCGGCCTTGAATACGGCGAGCAAGGCCACGATCAACGACTGGCCGCGTGGCATCGCCACGCCCACTCGAACTTCCGGCCCCACGCCTTCGGCGACCAAAAGGTGAGCCAGGCGGTTGGCGGCGGCATCCAGCTCGGCGTAGGAACACACCGTCTGACCAAACAGCACGGCGGGCTGCTGCGGTGCCTGGACGGCATGCCGGGCAATGCGCTGGTGAACATACAGGCCATCGAAGGCAGGACCGGCCGACTGAGCCTCGGCAGTCAGTGCCTCAGGCAGACCGATGCTGCCCAACGACTGATGCGGATTGCGCGCCAGTTGTTCCAGCAGCCCTTCCATGTTGCGGCGAATGCTCTGCACCGCGGCTTCGTCAAAATGCTCCTGCAAATACAGGTACTCGATGACCAGACCGTCTTCGAGCGTCACCATCAGGTCCATCGGAATGTTGGTACGCCCGTAACTGCCGGTTTCACCAAAGCGCAGCAGTGGATCGTCGACCCCATCGAGGGCCTGATCGACCGGATGGTTTTCGAACACGATGATGCTGTCGAACAAGGCCTGACCACTCTGGCCGGCCCAACGTTGCACATCGGACAGCGGCGTGTACTCGCGCTCACGCAGTTGCAGGTTGTAATCCTGGATATCACGTAACCAGTCACCCAGTTGGCGCGACGGGTCGATTACTTGAATCACCGGCAGGGTGTTGATGAACAACCCAAGCATGCGCTCGGAATCGGCCAGTTCGGCGGGACGCCCAGCGACCGTGGCGCCAAAAGCCACGCTGCTCTGGCCGCTGTAGCGACTGAGCAAGATCAGCCAAGCGGCTTGCACCAGGGTATTGAGCGTGACGTGCTGGGTTTGCGCAAACCCTTTCAAGCGTTCGGTCGCGACCTCGCCCAGGCGGCTGTACAACGCATGATGGCCTTGGCCGCGTGGCTGGGCCGCAAACGCGTTGGCCAGGTAGGTCGGCGCGTCCAGCCGCGACAACTGCTGGCTCCAAAACGCTTGACTGGCCTGCGGGTCTTGCTGGCGCAGCCAAGCGATATAATTGCGGTAGGCCACGGGCTCCGGCAATGATGCGCCCGCGTAGTGCTGCAAGATTTCGCCCAGCAGTTGCGACACACTCCAGCCATCGATCAGCAAGTGGTGATAGGTCCAGATCATCTGGTAGCTGTCCGCACCCAGCTGTACCAGGACAATCCGCTGCAACGGCGGTCGCTCCAGCTCGAACCCGCGCTCAAGCTCCTCGCGGGCCAGTCGTTCCAGGCGTTGCGGCAAGTCGGAGGTCCCTTGCAGGTCCAACTCGACCAATGGCAGCTCAAGACAGTCCATGACAAATTGCAGGGGTTGCTCCAGGCCTTGCCAGACAAAACCGGTGCGCAGAATGGCATGACGTTCGCAGGCCGCGCTCCAGGCACGCTTGAAGCGCTCGACATCCAGCCCCTGCACCGGAATGCTCAACTGGTTGATGTAGAGTTCGGCATCCGGCGCATTCAGGCCGAGGAACAACATGCCCTGCTGCATTGGCGACAACGGATACAGATGCTCGACCCGCTCCAGAGGCAGCCCCAGGCTGTGCAACTGTGCATCATTGAGCCCATGTAACGCTTGCTCGCTGAACCTGGTATCAGCGGCAATAGCCGGCACAGCCCAACGGCTATGCCGGGCCAGGGTCTCGATGGTACGGTGCTGGAAAATATCCCTTGGGCTCAGCTCGAGGCCGGCCTGACGCGCACGGCTGACCACCTGGATCGAGCTGATAGAGTCGCCACCCAAGGCAAAGAAGTTATCGGTTACCCCGACCTGGCGGATCCCCAGCACACCTTGCCAGATAGCGGCCAGGAGACTTTCAACCTCGGTGGCTGGCGCTACGAAAGCCGGTTGGGCGAATGCCTGATCTGGCGCCGGCAGCGCCTTGCGGTCCAGCTTGCCGTTGGGCGTCAACGGCATGCGGTCGAGCAGGACCAGGGAAGACGGCACCATGTAATCGGCCAGGTTGATGCTCAATTGTTCGCGCAATTGGCTGACGAAATCCGCCTGGCGCGACAGTTCGGCCTCCAGCAACGAGCGGTCCTGAGGCACCACATAGCCGACCAGGCGCGGCCCGGTGGGTCCGAGCACAGCAACCACCACGGCCTCGATGACGCTGGCTTGCTCCAACAGGCGCGCCTCGATCTCGCCCAATTCGATACGGAAACCGCGGATTTTCACCTGATGGTCGATCCGACTGATGTAGTCGATCACCCCGTCCGCGCGGTAGCGCGCCAGGTCGCCGGTACGGTAGAAACGTCCTCCCGGCTCACCATACGGGTTGGGCAGGAAACGCTCGGCGGTCAGAGCCGGGCGCTCGAAATAGCCCCGCGCCAGGCCATCGCCACCAATCAGGAGCTCACCAGCCACCCCCACCGGGTTGGCCGACAGGTCTTCACCAAGGATGTACAGCGAGGTGTTATTGATCGCCTTGCCCAGGTGCGGCTGGCTGTGCTCACGGTCCAACGCCTGCAAGGCCGACCAGATGGTGGTTTCGGTCGGGCCATACAAGTTCCAGGTTTGTGCACCCAAGGCCGTCATGCGCACCGCCAGCTCATCGGCCAACGCTTCACCGCCACACAGCAGACGACGGCCGGCCAGGACGCCAGCGTTGGGGCTTTCCAGCAGCATGCGCCAGGTCGACGGCGTGGCTTGCAACAGCGTGATGCCCTGCTCCTGCACCTGCTTGAGGATCAGCTCCGGATCGCGCTGGGTATCCTGGCTGGCCAGGACCACACGGCCACCGACCATCAACGGTGTGTAAAGCTCCAGGCCGAAAATGTCGAAGGAGAACGTGGTCAGCGACAGCAACCGATCCTGCGCGTCGATCCCCGGCGCGGCGGCCATGCTCACGATAAAGTTGGTCAGCGCGCCGTGGCGCACCATCACCCCTTTGGGCTTGCCCGTGGAACCTGAGGTGTAGATCGTATAGGCGAGGTTTTCCGGGTCCAGTGTCACCTGCGGGTTCGCCGTGCTGTAGCCGCTCACGGTCTGGCCCAGGTCCAGCGCCTGCACATGAGGCGCAAGCGGCAGGGACAAGTGAGCCTGGGTCAGCAGCAGCTTGAGGCCACTGTCGTCGATCATGTAGCCCAGGCGCTCCTGCGGGTACTCCGGGTCCAGCGGCACATAGGCACCACCAGCCTTGAGCACCGCCAGCAAAGCGATGACCATTTCCAGCGAGCGCTCAACCGCCACGCCCACCAGCACATCCGGGCCGACGCCCAGCTCCAGCAGGCGGTGCGCCCACTGGTTGGCCCGGGCATTGAGTTCGGCGTAGCTCAGTTGCTGTTCAGCAAACACCAGCGCCAGCGCTTCCGGAGTGCGCGCCGCCTGTTCCTCGATCAATTGCTGGATGCACTGGTCGGCTGGGTAGGCCACGGCGCTACGGTTCCAGTCATGCAGCATTTGCTGCTGTTCGGCCTCGAACAGCTTGAGCGCACCCAACGGACTGTCCGCCGCCACCTCAAGCATCTGTTCGAGCACGGCCATCAGTTGCTCGCTCACCTGAACAATGGTCGACGCCGCAAAGTGTGCACACTGGTAACTGAAGTTGAACGCCAGGGTCTGGCCGACGCCGATCATCACGGTCAACGGATAGTTGGTCCTTTCGAAATAACTGACGTCCTTGAACACCAGCTCCCGAGGCGCTTCCTGCTCCAGCACCTCGGACACCGGGTAGTTCTCGAACACCAGCAGGCTGTCGAACAGGTCACCACCGTCCTGCGCGGCCCAGCGCTGGATGTCGAACAGCGGCGTGTATTCGTACTCACGCAGGCGCAGGTTCAACTGCTGCACGCCCTGCAACCAGCTTTCCAGGCTTTGTTCAGGTTGTGGGCTGGCAATCACCGGCAGCGTGTTGATGAACAGACCGATCTGCTGTTCGACCCCCTTGAGGTCCGCTGGGCGCCCGGACACTGTGGCTCCGAACGCCACGCTCGATTGACCGGTGTAACGCTTCAACAGCAACAGCCAGGCCGCCTGGACCAAGGTGTTGAGGGTGACTTTATGCGCCTAGGCCAGGCTGCGCAGACGCTGGGTGATGGATTCGTCCAGGACTTGGCGCTGCTCGCCATACAGCGCCCGCAAACCGGCGACTGGCGTGTGTGCGATAGCGCGGGCCAGATGAGTCGGCTCATTGAGTGTCAGCAGTTGCTCTTTCCAGAACCGTTCGCTGGCCTCGGCATCCTGGCGATGCAACCACTGGATGTAGTCACGATAGCGACCGGCATTCAACGCCAGCGTTTCACCGCTGTAGCGCTGCAACACCTCACCCATCAATTGCGAGGCGCTCCAGCCGTCCATGAGGATGTGGTGGTTGGTGTAGATCAAGTGATAACGCCGTGCATCGACGCGTATCAGCACCAGACGCAAGAGCGGCGCCTGCATCAAATCAAAACCCTGCTCCAGTTCGGCCAAGGCCCTGGCGTCCAGCTCCGCCACGAGGTCGGCGCGGCCTTGCCAGTCCAATAGCGTGAACGGCACGCTGATGTGGGGGTGAACCACCTGCACCGGATGCTCCAGGCCCTGCCAGACAAAACTGCTGCGCAATACATCGCGAGCATCCACCGTGGCTTGCCAGGCGGCCTGGAAACGTTGCGGGTCGAGCCCCTCGACATCCAGCCGTACCTGATTGGTGTAACTGCTGCCCTGTGGCTCATACAAGGTATGAAACAACATGCCGCGCTGCATCGGTGACAAGGCGTACACATCATCAATCGCGCAGGCGCTGACTGGCAATTCGTCGAGCTGCTGCTGGCTCAGATTCGCCAGCGGGAAGTCCGACGGTGTCAGGCCGCGATGCTGCGGCTGGCAGCAATGCTCAATCAGTTGCTCAAGCTCGCTGGCGTATTCATCGGCCAGACGCTGAATCACCGGTTCACTGAACATCTGCGCACTGAAGGTCCAACCCAGGGTCAACTCTGCGCCATACACTTGGCCATTGAGCGACAACCAGTTGCCCAATGACGCCAGCGGACTGTGCTCGGCGCCCTTGGCTTCATTGGCCGGGACAAACAGCACACCGCCCTCGGCATCGAAGCTGCCGTCGAACTGCCCGAGGTAGTTGAAGGTAATGCGCGGCACTGCGCATTGACTCAGGACCTGGCGCGTCGGCTCATCGCCCAGGTAACGCAACAGGCCAAAGCCGATCCCGCGATCCGGTACCGCGCGCAACTGCTCCTTGATTTGTTTGATCGAGTCGGCGATCCCGGCGGCTGGCGTCAGGTTGACCGGGAACATACTGGTGAACCAGCCCAGGGTGCGGGTCAGATCCAGCTGTTCGACCAATTCTTCACGACCATGGCCTTCAAGTTGGATCAACGTTGAGTGCTGCCCGGTCCAGCGGCAGACTACCCGCGCCAGAGCGGCCAACAACAGGTCGTTGATCTGGGTCCGATAGGCCGCGGCTGTGTCTTGCAACAACTGACGGGTCAGGGTTGCATCCAGACGCGTGTAAACCGTCTGGGCGTGGCGGTTTTGCAGCGAGCCTTGCGGATTGTCGCAAGGCAGTTGCGCGGCATCGGCGATCCCCTGGGCCTGCCAGTACGGCAACTGGCGCAGTAGAGCGGCGCTCTGGCTATAAGCCTGCAAGTGCTCGACCCAGCGTTTGAATGACACTGTCTTCGGGCTGAACCTGATCGCCTGCCCTGCCAACAGTTGCTTGTAGGCATCCTGCAGGTCCTCCAGCAAGATGCGCCAGGACACACCGTCCACCACCAAGTGATGCACCACCAGCAACAGGCGCTGTTCGGCATTGGGCAACTCGAAGAGCACCGCCCGCACTA is from Pseudomonas mucidolens and encodes:
- a CDS encoding MacB family efflux pump subunit, which gives rise to MLTPLIELKGIGKSYGGGDSPQVDVLHGIDLSIHAGEFVAIVGASGSGKSTLMNILGCLDRPSTGEYRFAGENVAHLGSDELAWLRRQAFGFVFQGYHLIASGSTQENVEMPAIYAGLAAAERHTRAAALLNRLGLAGRTGNRPHQLSGGQQQRVSIARALMNGGHIILADEPTGALDSHSGAEVMLLLDELAAQGHVVILITHDRNVAARANRIIEIHDGLIISDTPNGTGQAPVEADPGALQAVDLRQRLVDGAEHNGAWKAELLDAVQAAWRVMWVNRFRTALTLLGIIIGVASVVVMLAVGEGSKRQVMAQMGAFGSNILYLGGSAPNPRTPPGIITMSDVAAIASLPQVQRIMPVNGAEAGVRFGNVDHMAYVGGNDTHFPAIFNWPVAEGSYFTEADERAAATVAVIGKRVRDKLFKDLPSPIGQYILIENVPFQVVGVLAEKGSSSGDKDSDDRIAIPYSAASIRLFGSYNPEYVVIAAADARKVHEAEKAIDQLLLRLHNGKRDYELTNNAAMIQAEARTQNTLSLMLGSIAAISLLVGGIGVMNIMLMTVRERTREIGIRMATGARQRDILRQFLTEAVMLTMVGGLAGIGLSLLVGGALTLSSVAVAFSLPAVLGAFACALVTGVIFGFMPARKAARLDPVTALTSE
- a CDS encoding efflux transporter outer membrane subunit translates to MKAHLTLVAASLLLVACSSPAQRPDSGLEAPATWDTANTAGARQVNQQWWTAFGSPQLNQLIEQARRGSYDLASALARVRQARAGVVVAGGPLLPELAGGLNANRKKLLRGSGYSELDADSNNDAVDYFNASLTATYEVDFWGGKRAARDSAELAARASEFERATVELSLLSSVATAYTQLLALHEQQRIAELNLANAQNVLKLVQTRHDSGSATQLELAQQKSSVAAQQRQLPQVRQHAEETRITLAALLGQPVQALQLNTQAFDTLRWPSIASGVPSDLLNRRPDIARAEAQLAAAQADVIVARAAMLPNVILTANLGSGANRVADMLRNPLYNLTGGLVAPIFNNGRLSAERDRATARQEELLQTYREAIINGFADVEKALNAVRRLDEQRRWQHEELSQAQSAFRIAQSRYEAGAEDLLSVLETQRTLYAAQDLNVQLRQARLGASIALYKALGGGWQVQ
- a CDS encoding alpha/beta hydrolase — protein: MSLNPDIAAFLELVGAGRDSGKRTAMHQLTPQAAREQFDQSSQLMMADCEALPWVETLSIKVRDGSHLEARLYSATLPGSTCGALLYFHGGGYVVGSLDSHDALCRSLAARAGCRVISVAYRLAPEWRFPTAVHDAQDAWHWLIQEAEVLGIDPTRLAVAGDSVGASLATVLCNELAADPRQVQPCLQVLIYPVTDASRPTASLERYGSGYLLEKDTLNWFYQHYAGEHGNRLDPRFSPLLAQIPSNVAPVLLAVAECDPLHDEGVAYGAHLKQAGAEVDMKVYAGMTHDFMRMGAIIDEAEEALEWIAESLRVVFARH